One stretch of Clavibacter californiensis DNA includes these proteins:
- a CDS encoding multidrug effflux MFS transporter has protein sequence MSSAVLHPGDALSRRERIVYIIVLGALVGLGPFTIDLYLPAFPVIKDQFGVSDAAVQLTLTGTTVGFALGQLVVGPWSDRVGRRLPLIVATSLHILASLGAALAPDVTALLVFRILQGAGAAGGAVVAMAMVRDLFGGRPLVRMLSRLALVTGLAPILAPVIGSQLLRFVDWRGVFYALTAYALLVVIAVTFFIVETLPKDRVRIEEKGTLLRRYRSVLGDRVFVGVALIGGMQFAGLFSYLSSSSFLFQDVYGFDAQQFGILFGINSLGVVIGNQIAARLTKVIGPQWILAGVVTVQFLSSATIVLLGTFTDAGLLGTLIPLFFFILACGFGFPCVQVLGLVNHGHEAGTAASLLGAVNFGLAGAISPIVGVIGITSGVPMAAVMGACAVVSILSMWLIVQPRTVPALTN, from the coding sequence GTGTCGTCTGCCGTCCTCCACCCCGGCGATGCGCTCTCCCGTCGAGAGCGCATCGTCTACATCATCGTGCTGGGCGCCCTCGTCGGCCTCGGGCCGTTCACGATCGACCTCTACCTGCCCGCCTTCCCGGTGATCAAGGACCAGTTCGGCGTCTCGGACGCGGCCGTGCAGCTGACCCTCACGGGCACCACCGTCGGGTTCGCGCTCGGCCAGCTCGTCGTCGGCCCGTGGAGCGACCGCGTGGGCCGGCGCCTGCCGCTCATCGTCGCCACGAGCCTGCACATCCTCGCGTCGCTCGGCGCCGCGCTCGCCCCCGACGTCACGGCGCTGCTCGTCTTCCGCATCCTCCAGGGCGCCGGTGCCGCCGGCGGCGCGGTCGTCGCCATGGCCATGGTCCGCGACCTCTTCGGCGGCCGCCCGCTCGTGCGCATGCTCTCGCGCCTCGCGCTCGTGACCGGGCTCGCGCCGATCCTCGCGCCCGTGATCGGCTCGCAGCTGCTGCGCTTCGTCGACTGGCGTGGCGTGTTCTACGCGCTCACCGCCTACGCGCTCCTCGTCGTGATCGCCGTCACCTTCTTCATCGTCGAGACGCTGCCGAAGGACCGCGTGCGCATCGAGGAGAAGGGGACGCTCCTCCGCCGCTACCGCTCGGTGCTCGGTGACCGCGTGTTCGTCGGCGTCGCCCTCATCGGGGGGATGCAGTTCGCGGGGCTGTTCTCCTACCTCTCCAGCTCGTCGTTCCTGTTCCAGGACGTGTACGGATTCGACGCGCAGCAGTTCGGGATCCTGTTCGGGATCAACTCGCTCGGGGTCGTGATCGGCAACCAGATCGCCGCCAGGCTCACGAAGGTCATCGGGCCGCAGTGGATCCTCGCGGGCGTCGTCACCGTGCAGTTCCTGTCGTCGGCGACGATCGTGCTGCTCGGGACGTTCACCGACGCGGGGCTGCTGGGCACCCTGATCCCGCTGTTCTTCTTCATCCTCGCGTGCGGCTTCGGGTTCCCGTGCGTGCAGGTGCTCGGGCTCGTCAACCACGGGCACGAGGCCGGCACGGCCGCGTCGCTGCTCGGTGCCGTGAACTTCGGGCTGGCGGGTGCGATCTCGCCCATCGTCGGCGTGATCGGCATCACCTCGGGCGTGCCGATGGCGGCCGTCATGGGGGCGTGCGCGGTCGTCTCCATCCTCTCGATGTGGCTCATCGTCCAGCCGCGGACGGTGCCGGCGCTCACGAACTGA
- a CDS encoding acetate/propionate family kinase encodes MPVVLVVNSGSSSFKYQLIEMDTESVLASGLVERIGEPTGSTRHKAGGDSWERELPIADHTAGFQAMLDAFAEHGPSLDEEPPVAVGHRVVHGGDVFVEPTVVTDEVKADIDDLSALAPLHNPGALQGIEAAQTAFPDVPHVAVFDTAFHQTLPAEAYTYAIDRELAAAHRIRRYGFHGTSHKFVSEAAARLLGKPLEETRIIVLHLGNGASAAAVQGGRSIDTSMGLTPLEGLVMGTRSGDIDPAILFHLARHTDLGLDELETLLNRRSGLLGLTGLGDMRDVQRAAADGDEAAQTALGVYRHRIRHYVGAYAAQLGGVDAVVFTAGVGENNPLVRRRSLAGLEFMGIGVDDDRNELISSEARFVSPEGSPVAVLVIPTDEELEIARQSFAATAG; translated from the coding sequence GTGCCCGTCGTCCTCGTCGTCAACTCCGGATCGTCGTCGTTCAAGTACCAGCTCATCGAGATGGACACGGAGTCCGTGCTCGCGTCCGGGCTCGTGGAGCGCATCGGCGAGCCGACCGGATCCACGCGTCACAAGGCCGGCGGCGACTCGTGGGAGCGCGAGCTGCCCATCGCGGACCACACCGCCGGGTTCCAGGCGATGCTCGACGCGTTCGCCGAGCACGGGCCGTCGCTCGACGAGGAGCCGCCCGTCGCGGTCGGCCACCGGGTCGTGCACGGCGGCGACGTGTTCGTCGAGCCGACCGTCGTCACCGACGAGGTGAAGGCCGACATCGACGACCTCTCCGCGCTGGCGCCGCTGCACAACCCGGGCGCGCTGCAGGGGATCGAGGCAGCGCAGACCGCGTTCCCCGACGTGCCGCACGTCGCCGTCTTCGACACCGCGTTCCACCAGACGCTGCCGGCCGAGGCGTACACCTACGCCATCGACCGGGAGCTCGCCGCGGCGCACCGCATCCGCCGCTACGGCTTCCACGGCACGAGCCACAAGTTCGTCTCGGAGGCCGCCGCGCGCCTGCTCGGCAAGCCGCTCGAGGAGACGCGGATCATCGTTCTGCACCTCGGCAATGGCGCGTCGGCCGCGGCCGTGCAGGGCGGGCGCTCCATCGACACGTCCATGGGCCTCACGCCGCTCGAGGGCCTGGTGATGGGGACCCGCTCCGGCGACATCGACCCGGCGATCCTGTTCCACCTCGCCCGCCACACCGACCTCGGCCTCGACGAGCTCGAGACGCTGCTCAACCGGAGGAGCGGCCTGCTCGGGCTGACCGGTCTCGGCGACATGCGCGACGTGCAGCGCGCGGCGGCCGATGGCGACGAGGCCGCGCAGACGGCGCTCGGCGTGTACCGGCACCGGATCCGCCACTACGTGGGCGCGTACGCGGCCCAGCTCGGCGGTGTCGACGCGGTCGTCTTCACGGCCGGCGTCGGCGAGAACAACCCGCTCGTGCGGCGACGCTCCCTCGCGGGCCTCGAGTTCATGGGCATCGGGGTCGACGACGACCGCAACGAGCTGATCAGCTCCGAGGCGCGCTTCGTGAGCCCCGAGGGATCCCCCGTCGCGGTGCTGGTGATCCCCACCGACGAGGAGCTCGAGATCGCCCGGCAGTCGTTCGCGGCGACGGCGGGCTGA
- a CDS encoding LuxR family transcriptional regulator, producing MKQMTHTYMRSSGRVESPAAARGGRARDLETLERWLAAGTSAVVTGSVGSGRSYVAGRVADALTRNGLTVIRAHASTPDLADVLRRVVDQVPGIRTARPLPAVRPVVVIDDGHLMAPDLRAALVDARASERCTLLVTVDDTGGDPRHLRARDLEAGGDQAVRNAQAAHEILGLWRNGYAERLDLAPLDAAEVDAMIDSIAGHVALDQATRVQIQRRSGGRPFLVRELTFEALESDGPDRTITGYAFPSPHAPRARILELVSSRVSMLDDDERSTLVLLARLDGVPYQRAARLFGETILRVLGARGLARVQGQGDRILRADLLEAEAALARTDPEAVDALTRRVVGSLLQEAAHGVPLNPKESLLIARTLTEDDRRDAVERFGEDTLAVVHLVASRLANDVGMTHDALAFAEIAGRGGSDAYAACERGRALTVLGNPARAMAVLESLDTTSLTAAERVEALHWRVLSTHAAMPGTDRVRRLLDQIANGADADPDERAQAAVIGAAMSLGLMEWESALRAARDASTLTASPLVRLRAQRAVVLALGHLGRGAELGDAIDEGLGLVSRRSDRRGTYDDILLEEARLELLSASAFSRRLCRLDLPDLERELDAWVESAIAQDAQWFIPVLGAITGGVALDLGRLDRAEAELTLADDRLIGPDIGTWRLWIGMQRARVLALRGRTEEAERIATEIAHRADPRYPYQRMLAEGVRVEILASRGRPEEAATLLLDVGDLSGDAHALRAGMLFRAWTLGSADPRLVSGARLVRDRTDVPALHGMAEVVEGSRTADAALVAQGVRTLEESGLHQQALTACEDLLRMLAGGETGTALSEARATLARIQARIDRGAPAAAAVTVTPVLDVSMLTRRELEIGVLAAQGLSNREIAGRLFLSVRTVESHLYQARAKLGAPSRRALAGLLDTPGASSLLAGR from the coding sequence ATGAAGCAGATGACGCACACCTACATGCGGTCGAGCGGCCGCGTCGAGAGCCCGGCTGCCGCTCGGGGCGGCCGCGCCCGCGACCTGGAGACGCTCGAGCGGTGGCTCGCGGCCGGCACGAGCGCCGTGGTCACCGGCAGCGTCGGCTCGGGTCGCAGCTACGTCGCCGGTCGCGTCGCGGACGCCCTCACGCGCAACGGCCTCACCGTGATCCGCGCCCACGCCTCCACGCCCGACCTCGCCGACGTCCTGCGCCGGGTCGTCGACCAGGTCCCCGGGATCCGCACCGCGCGACCACTCCCCGCCGTGCGACCCGTCGTGGTCATCGACGACGGGCACCTGATGGCACCCGACCTGCGCGCCGCCCTCGTCGACGCGCGAGCGAGCGAGCGCTGCACGCTGCTCGTGACCGTCGACGACACGGGCGGCGATCCCCGCCACCTCCGCGCCAGGGACCTCGAGGCGGGCGGGGACCAGGCCGTGCGCAACGCGCAGGCGGCCCACGAGATCCTCGGCCTCTGGCGCAACGGCTACGCCGAGCGGCTCGACCTCGCCCCGCTGGATGCGGCCGAGGTCGACGCGATGATCGACTCGATCGCGGGCCACGTCGCGCTCGACCAGGCGACGCGTGTGCAGATCCAGCGGCGCAGCGGCGGACGGCCGTTCCTCGTCCGCGAGCTGACCTTCGAGGCGCTCGAGTCGGACGGCCCGGATCGCACCATCACGGGCTACGCCTTCCCGAGCCCGCACGCGCCGCGCGCCCGGATCCTCGAGCTGGTCTCCTCGCGCGTCTCGATGCTCGACGACGACGAGCGGAGCACGCTGGTGCTCCTCGCCCGCCTCGACGGCGTCCCCTACCAGCGTGCCGCCCGGCTGTTCGGCGAGACGATCCTGCGGGTGCTCGGCGCCCGCGGCCTCGCGCGCGTGCAGGGCCAGGGCGACCGGATCCTCCGCGCCGACCTGCTGGAGGCCGAGGCCGCGCTCGCCCGCACCGACCCGGAGGCCGTCGACGCCCTCACCCGTCGCGTCGTCGGGTCGCTCCTGCAGGAGGCGGCGCACGGCGTCCCCCTCAACCCCAAGGAGAGCCTGCTGATCGCGCGCACGCTCACCGAGGACGATCGCCGCGACGCCGTCGAGCGCTTCGGCGAGGACACGCTCGCGGTCGTGCACCTCGTCGCCTCGCGGCTCGCCAACGACGTCGGCATGACGCACGACGCGCTCGCCTTCGCGGAGATCGCCGGTCGCGGCGGCTCAGACGCGTACGCGGCCTGCGAGCGGGGACGCGCCCTGACCGTCCTCGGCAACCCGGCGCGCGCGATGGCGGTGCTGGAGTCGCTGGACACGACGTCCCTCACCGCGGCCGAGCGCGTCGAGGCGCTGCACTGGCGCGTCCTCTCGACGCATGCCGCGATGCCGGGGACCGACCGCGTCCGCCGCCTGCTCGACCAGATCGCGAACGGGGCCGACGCGGATCCCGACGAGCGCGCGCAGGCGGCCGTCATCGGCGCCGCCATGTCGCTCGGGCTGATGGAGTGGGAGTCCGCGCTCCGCGCCGCCCGGGACGCCTCCACCCTCACGGCCAGCCCGCTCGTGCGCCTCAGGGCCCAGCGCGCCGTCGTCCTCGCGCTCGGCCACCTCGGGCGCGGCGCCGAGCTCGGCGACGCCATCGACGAGGGGCTCGGCCTCGTCTCCCGCCGCTCCGACCGCCGCGGGACCTACGACGACATCCTCCTCGAGGAGGCGCGCCTCGAGCTCCTCTCGGCGAGCGCGTTCAGCCGCCGCCTGTGCCGCCTCGACCTGCCCGACCTCGAGCGCGAGCTCGACGCGTGGGTGGAGTCGGCGATCGCGCAGGACGCGCAGTGGTTCATCCCCGTCCTCGGCGCCATCACGGGCGGCGTCGCCCTCGACCTCGGCCGGCTCGACCGCGCGGAGGCCGAGCTGACCCTCGCGGACGACCGCCTGATCGGCCCGGACATCGGCACGTGGCGGCTCTGGATCGGCATGCAGCGCGCCCGCGTGCTCGCGCTCCGCGGCCGCACCGAGGAGGCCGAGCGCATCGCGACGGAGATCGCGCACCGGGCCGATCCGCGCTACCCGTACCAGCGCATGCTCGCCGAGGGCGTGCGCGTGGAGATCCTCGCGTCCCGCGGCCGGCCGGAGGAGGCGGCGACGCTGCTCCTCGACGTGGGCGACCTGAGCGGCGACGCCCACGCGCTCCGGGCGGGCATGCTGTTCCGGGCCTGGACGCTCGGATCCGCGGATCCCCGCCTCGTCTCGGGCGCCCGCCTGGTGCGCGATCGCACCGACGTGCCGGCCCTGCACGGCATGGCCGAGGTGGTGGAGGGATCCCGCACGGCGGACGCGGCGCTCGTCGCGCAGGGCGTCCGCACGCTCGAGGAGTCCGGCCTGCACCAGCAGGCCCTGACCGCATGCGAGGACCTCCTCCGCATGCTGGCGGGCGGCGAGACCGGGACCGCCCTCTCCGAGGCGCGGGCTACGCTGGCGCGGATCCAAGCGCGCATCGACCGTGGTGCGCCGGCCGCCGCCGCTGTGACGGTCACGCCCGTCCTCGACGTCAGCATGCTCACCCGCCGGGAGCTCGAGATCGGCGTGCTCGCGGCGCAGGGGCTGAGCAACCGGGAGATCGCCGGGCGCCTCTTCCTGTCCGTGCGCACGGTCGAGTCGCACCTGTACCAGGCGCGCGCCAAGCTCGGCGCGCCCTCCCGTCGGGCCCTCGCCGGGCTGCTCGACACCCCTGGTGCATCGAGCCTCCTCGCGGGCAGGTAG
- the pta gene encoding phosphate acetyltransferase, translating to MARSIYITSAEGHSGKSTVALGVLDTLTHQIQRVGVFRPIARSIEEPDYVLQALLAHDGVDLDYDECVGVTYDDVHADPEAALSRIVERYKAVEAKCDAVVIVGSDYTDVGSPTELSFNARIAANLGAPVLLVLTGRRADETGGRSPDEMRQIADLAIPELVTAHAALLGVVVNRADPEQLDAITAAIPAAVPASLQARAPHVPVWAIPEDAFLVAPTVSELLDAVDGTLVKGDQALLSREALGVVVSAMSMENVLARLTEGAIVVIPGDRSEVLLGVLTAHASETFPTVAGIVLNGGFALSPTIETLIAGLDQTLPIISTELGTYETAKRITQTRGRLSPESTRKMDTALAAFEQHVDTSRLLELLDVSRSDVVTPLMFEYGLIERARTAGKRIVLPEGTDDRVLRAAGTILSRGIADVTILGEEIEVRSRAIGLGIDIGRATVLSPFDAVLRERFAEEYVRLRAHKGMVLDIARETVTDVSYFGTMMVQLGLADGMVSGAAHTTAHTIRPGFEIIKTTEGVSVVSSVFLMALADRVLVYGDCAVNPDPTADQLADIAISSAETAAQFGIEPRIAMLSYSTGESGAGADVEKVRQATARVRELRPDLAVEGPIQYDAAADAAVAATKMPGSAVAGRATVFIFPDLNTGNNTYKAVQRSAGAVAIGPVLQGLRKPINDLSRGALVQDIVNTVAITAIQAEGIEAG from the coding sequence ATGGCTCGGAGCATCTACATCACGTCCGCCGAAGGGCACTCGGGCAAGTCGACGGTCGCGCTGGGCGTGCTCGACACCCTCACCCACCAGATCCAGCGGGTGGGCGTCTTCCGTCCCATCGCGCGCTCCATCGAGGAGCCCGACTACGTGCTCCAGGCGCTGCTCGCGCACGACGGCGTCGACCTCGACTACGACGAGTGCGTGGGCGTCACCTACGACGACGTGCACGCGGATCCCGAGGCCGCCCTCTCGCGCATCGTGGAGCGCTACAAGGCCGTCGAGGCGAAGTGCGACGCGGTCGTCATCGTCGGCAGCGACTACACCGACGTCGGCAGCCCCACCGAGCTGTCCTTCAACGCGCGCATCGCCGCGAACCTCGGCGCCCCCGTGCTCCTGGTGCTCACCGGCCGCCGCGCGGACGAGACCGGCGGCCGCAGCCCCGACGAGATGCGCCAGATCGCCGACCTCGCCATCCCCGAGCTGGTCACCGCGCACGCGGCCCTGCTCGGCGTCGTCGTTAACCGCGCCGACCCCGAGCAGCTCGACGCCATCACGGCCGCGATCCCCGCTGCCGTCCCCGCGTCGCTCCAGGCGCGGGCGCCGCACGTGCCGGTGTGGGCGATCCCGGAGGACGCGTTCCTCGTCGCCCCCACGGTCTCGGAGCTGCTCGACGCGGTCGACGGCACGCTCGTCAAGGGCGACCAGGCGCTCCTCAGCCGCGAGGCGCTCGGCGTCGTCGTCTCGGCCATGTCCATGGAGAACGTGCTCGCGCGCCTCACCGAGGGCGCCATCGTCGTGATCCCCGGCGACCGCAGCGAGGTCCTCCTGGGTGTGCTCACGGCGCACGCCTCCGAGACCTTCCCCACGGTCGCGGGCATCGTGCTGAACGGCGGGTTCGCGCTGTCGCCCACCATCGAGACGCTCATCGCCGGGCTCGACCAGACCCTGCCGATCATCTCCACCGAGCTCGGCACCTACGAGACCGCGAAGCGCATCACGCAGACCCGCGGCCGGCTCTCGCCCGAGTCCACCCGCAAGATGGACACGGCGCTCGCAGCCTTCGAGCAGCACGTCGACACGTCGCGGCTGCTCGAGCTGCTGGACGTCAGCCGCTCCGACGTGGTCACGCCGCTCATGTTCGAGTACGGCCTCATCGAGCGGGCCAGGACGGCCGGCAAGCGGATCGTGCTGCCCGAGGGCACCGACGACCGCGTGCTGCGCGCCGCCGGGACGATCCTCAGCCGCGGCATCGCGGACGTCACGATCCTGGGCGAGGAGATCGAGGTGCGCTCCCGCGCCATCGGCCTCGGCATCGACATCGGCCGCGCGACCGTGCTCAGCCCGTTCGACGCGGTGCTCCGCGAGCGCTTCGCGGAGGAGTACGTCCGCTTGCGCGCCCACAAGGGCATGGTGCTCGACATCGCGCGCGAGACCGTGACCGACGTGTCCTACTTCGGCACGATGATGGTCCAGCTGGGCCTCGCCGACGGCATGGTGTCGGGGGCCGCGCACACGACGGCGCACACCATCCGGCCGGGCTTCGAGATCATCAAGACCACCGAGGGCGTCTCCGTCGTCTCGTCCGTGTTCCTCATGGCGCTCGCCGACCGCGTGCTCGTCTACGGCGACTGCGCCGTGAACCCGGATCCCACGGCCGACCAGCTCGCCGACATCGCCATCTCCTCGGCCGAGACCGCGGCGCAGTTCGGCATCGAGCCGCGCATCGCGATGCTGTCGTACTCGACGGGGGAGTCGGGCGCCGGCGCCGACGTGGAGAAGGTGCGCCAGGCGACGGCGCGCGTGCGGGAGCTGCGGCCGGACCTCGCGGTCGAGGGCCCCATCCAGTACGACGCTGCGGCGGACGCGGCGGTCGCGGCCACGAAGATGCCCGGCTCGGCGGTCGCCGGCCGCGCGACGGTGTTCATCTTCCCGGACCTCAACACGGGCAACAACACCTACAAGGCCGTGCAGCGCTCGGCCGGCGCGGTCGCCATCGGGCCCGTCCTGCAGGGGCTCCGCAAGCCCATCAACGACCTGTCGCGCGGCGCGCTCGTGCAGGACATCGTCAACACCGTCGCCATCACCGCCATCCAGGCCGAGGGGATCGAGGCGGGCTGA
- a CDS encoding SDR family oxidoreductase codes for MRIIIAGGHGQIARLLERRLADQGHQPVGIVRNPDHASDLAEAGAEALVLDLEKSDVDQVAQALQGADAVVFAAGGGPDSGPERKLTIDRDGAILLADAAEKAGVTRYVMISAMAVDGFDPDSDDTYEIYQRAKSEADADLRARDIDWTIVRPGGLTDDAGTGRIQVGTSTGRGSIPRADVAEIVATALVDGTGVRVQFEAISGEEPVAEAIAGLRY; via the coding sequence ATGCGCATCATCATCGCCGGAGGACACGGCCAGATCGCCCGACTGCTCGAACGACGCCTCGCCGACCAGGGCCACCAGCCCGTCGGCATCGTCCGCAACCCGGACCACGCGTCCGACCTCGCCGAGGCGGGCGCCGAGGCGCTCGTGCTGGATCTGGAGAAGAGCGACGTGGACCAGGTCGCCCAGGCGCTCCAGGGCGCCGACGCCGTGGTCTTCGCGGCCGGCGGCGGGCCCGACTCCGGTCCCGAGCGCAAGCTCACGATCGACCGCGACGGCGCCATCCTGCTGGCCGACGCCGCCGAGAAGGCGGGCGTCACGCGCTACGTGATGATCTCGGCCATGGCCGTCGACGGCTTCGACCCCGACAGCGACGACACGTACGAGATCTACCAGCGCGCCAAGTCCGAGGCGGACGCCGACCTCCGCGCCCGCGACATCGACTGGACCATCGTGCGTCCCGGCGGCCTCACCGACGACGCGGGAACCGGCCGCATCCAGGTGGGCACGTCCACGGGACGCGGCTCCATCCCGCGCGCCGACGTCGCCGAGATCGTCGCGACCGCGCTCGTGGACGGCACGGGCGTCCGCGTCCAGTTCGAGGCGATCTCGGGCGAGGAGCCCGTCGCCGAGGCCATCGCGGGCCTCCGCTACTAG
- a CDS encoding aminoglycoside phosphotransferase family protein, which produces MTDPAPSMLAPLLERWRLDQDGPATRTASSVLAPVRRDGARLMLKVPLVEEERRGGRLMAAWAGRGAAPVLESDADGTVLMARSGDPGILVREASADGPDADARDDRATRILARAAARLHLVPLDATMVAEAVPLTVWFRELLEPVRPLPRPLDRGAGVARELLAGSGPGVVLHGDVHHGNVMRFGDGNGDDDRDDSDSDAWRAIDPKALVGDPGFDTANVLANPTPAIALRPGRLARRARVVAEETGADLDAVLAWTEAWCALSAAWDVDDAASLSRVDALGRLGAAARDARTGSGPLL; this is translated from the coding sequence GTGACGGACCCGGCCCCCTCGATGCTCGCGCCGCTGCTCGAGCGCTGGCGGCTGGATCAGGACGGCCCTGCCACGCGCACAGCCAGCAGCGTGCTCGCCCCGGTCCGCCGCGACGGCGCGCGCCTGATGCTCAAGGTGCCGCTCGTGGAGGAGGAGCGGCGCGGCGGGCGGCTGATGGCGGCCTGGGCCGGCCGCGGCGCCGCGCCCGTGCTCGAGTCGGACGCCGACGGCACCGTGCTCATGGCGCGCTCGGGCGACCCGGGGATCCTCGTGCGGGAGGCCTCGGCCGACGGGCCGGACGCGGACGCTCGCGACGACCGGGCCACGCGGATCCTCGCCCGCGCCGCCGCCCGGCTTCACCTGGTCCCGCTGGACGCGACGATGGTCGCCGAGGCCGTGCCGCTGACCGTCTGGTTCCGCGAGCTCCTCGAGCCCGTGCGCCCGCTCCCCCGGCCCCTGGACCGCGGCGCCGGCGTCGCCCGCGAGCTGCTCGCCGGATCCGGGCCGGGCGTCGTGCTGCACGGCGACGTCCACCACGGCAACGTCATGCGCTTCGGCGACGGCAACGGCGACGACGACCGCGACGACAGCGACAGCGACGCCTGGCGCGCCATCGACCCGAAGGCCCTCGTCGGCGACCCCGGCTTCGACACCGCGAACGTGCTCGCGAATCCCACCCCCGCGATCGCGCTGCGGCCGGGACGCCTGGCCCGCCGCGCGCGCGTGGTCGCCGAGGAGACGGGCGCCGACCTCGATGCCGTGCTCGCGTGGACGGAGGCGTGGTGCGCGCTGTCCGCCGCGTGGGACGTGGACGACGCCGCGAGCCTGTCCCGGGTGGACGCGCTCGGCCGGCTCGGGGCCGCCGCGCGCGACGCCCGAACCGGATCCGGCCCGCTGCTCTAA
- a CDS encoding heparan-alpha-glucosaminide N-acetyltransferase domain-containing protein, which produces MSPARDPARLRGVDAARGLAVLGMMAAHVAVPRTLELDEPATWLAITDGRSSILFATLAGLSIALMSGRERPADGSDLARVRLRILVRAACLFLLGGLLASLQTYVAVILEVYAVLFVAVLPLLRWRASRLLALAAVAAVALPVTTTALAIHFDGALMRPDPFVVLVVTGHYPALTWVVFAIVGLGIGRLALGAARVQLLLVTVGAGLAVLAYGGSALVEAALPAPPPGWEFILSTTPHGGSPFEVVGSGGFAIAVIGLCLRVAALLPAVLVPLEAVGQLALTVYAVHIVVIDLVAPEGELIADDGAYLAFVVVTVVLCLLWTRTIGRGPFERALGAVAGRASALAPRGTGERGTGEREPGEREPEGVR; this is translated from the coding sequence ATGAGCCCCGCCCGCGACCCGGCCCGCCTCCGGGGCGTCGACGCCGCCCGGGGCCTCGCGGTCCTCGGGATGATGGCGGCGCACGTCGCCGTGCCGCGGACCCTCGAGCTCGACGAGCCGGCGACCTGGCTCGCCATCACGGACGGCCGCTCCTCCATCCTCTTCGCGACGCTCGCGGGGCTGTCCATCGCGCTGATGTCGGGGCGCGAGCGGCCGGCGGACGGGAGCGACCTCGCGCGCGTGCGCCTGCGGATCCTCGTGCGCGCCGCGTGCCTGTTCCTCCTCGGCGGGCTGCTGGCGTCGCTGCAGACGTACGTCGCGGTGATCCTCGAGGTCTACGCGGTGCTGTTCGTGGCCGTGCTGCCGCTGCTGCGCTGGCGCGCGTCGCGGCTGCTGGCGCTGGCCGCGGTCGCCGCCGTCGCGCTGCCGGTCACGACCACCGCGCTCGCCATCCACTTCGACGGCGCGCTGATGCGGCCGGATCCGTTCGTGGTGCTCGTCGTCACGGGCCACTACCCGGCGCTCACCTGGGTGGTGTTCGCCATCGTCGGCCTCGGGATCGGCCGGCTCGCGCTCGGAGCCGCGCGCGTGCAGCTGCTGCTCGTGACCGTCGGCGCCGGCCTCGCCGTGCTCGCGTACGGCGGCTCGGCGCTCGTCGAGGCCGCGCTGCCCGCGCCGCCGCCGGGGTGGGAGTTCATCCTCTCGACGACGCCGCACGGGGGCTCGCCGTTCGAGGTCGTGGGGTCCGGCGGGTTCGCCATCGCGGTGATCGGCCTGTGCCTGCGCGTCGCCGCCCTGCTCCCGGCCGTGCTCGTGCCGCTCGAGGCGGTGGGGCAGCTCGCGCTCACCGTGTACGCGGTGCACATCGTGGTCATCGACCTCGTCGCGCCCGAGGGCGAGCTCATCGCGGACGACGGCGCGTACCTGGCGTTCGTGGTCGTGACCGTCGTGCTCTGCCTCCTCTGGACGCGGACCATCGGGCGCGGGCCGTTCGAGCGCGCGCTGGGCGCGGTCGCCGGGCGCGCGTCCGCCCTCGCGCCGCGCGGGACGGGGGAGCGCGGGACGGGGGAGCGCGAGCCGGGGGAGCGCGAGCCGGAGGGCGTCCGTTAG